The Streptomyces sp. GSL17-111 region CGGGAACAGCGGAAACAACGAGACCACCGAGAGCGCGGACGGCACCGACAGTATCGACGGCAAGGGCCTGCCGACACTCGCGGCCCGACTGAACCGCCTGTTCGAAACGATCCGCCCGGAGGGGCCCCGGGGCCGGACCTACACCAACGACGAAGTGGCCCTCTCCGTGAAGGAGTCCAACCCGCACATCAGGGTCGGCGGCGCCTACCTCTCCGCCCTGCGCACCGGCACCAAGAAGAACCCCTCCACCGAGCTGCTCGCCGCGCTCGCCCGCTTCTTCGGGGTGCCCGCCTCCTACTTCCTCGACGAGGCGACCGCCGTCCAGACCGACGCCGAGCTGGCCCTCGCGCAGGTCGCCCACAACCTCGGTGTGCGCAAACTCGCACTCCGCGCACTGGAGTTGACGCCCGAAGGGCTCGCGGCGGTGACCCGGATCGTCGAACATGTCCTGGACGGCGACATCGAGGGCACGGACACCGGCCGGCCCGGGGCCGCGCCGCCCCGGCGCCCGGCCCCGTGACCGGGGCACCCCGTCGGCAGTCCGGCACGGAAGGGCACGGAAGGGCAGGGAACGCGGCATGGTGACCCGGTGAACATCAAGACCATGCGCCGCAGCTGCGCGGCGCTGGTCAAGGACCTCGACCTGCCGCTTCCGGCCGAGCCGGAGGAGGTGGTCGCGGCTCTGTGCGCACGGATGCGCCAGCGGCTCGGCCGGGCGGTCCACCACCGGCTGGTCGCCTTCCCGCCGGACACGGTCAGCGGCCTGTGGGTGGCCACCGACGACGCCCACTTCATCCTGTGCGAGGAACGCACCAGTCCCTGGCACCAACTGCTCATCACCTGTCATGAGTTCTGGCACATCGAGGCCGACCACCGGGCCACCCCCGGGGCGGACGACACCACCGACGCCCTGCTGTTCCCCTCGCTCGACCCCCGCACCGTCGGACGCATCGTCGCCCGACGCACCCACTGCACCGCCGAGGAGGAGCAGGAGGCCGACTTCTTCGCCTCCCTGCTGATGGCCAGGGTCAGCCGCTGGCTCCCCCGGCGGACGTGGCCGGTCCCGCCCTCGGCCGCCGCCGTGGTGGACCGGCTGGAGAACACCCTCGGCCGCCCCGCCGACACCCGCCCCGCCGACGCCGCGTCCCCGCACACCCCGGACCGCGCGGGCGCGCCTCGGCACGGACCGGACGACCGGGCCGGGGACGTCGCACCGGGGCGGAACCGGTGAACGACCCCACCGGCCTGTACTGGGTCTGCTCGGCCGCCTCCTGGGCCGCCCTCGGCTTCAAGCTCCCCGGCCTGTGGCGCGAACCGCGCAACCCGATGCGCTGGTCGGTGTGCTCCACCCTCTTCCTGGCCGGCGCCGCGATGTTCTTCGCCGCCCCGGTGGCCATCGCCCGCCTCAACGACCACACCGGCGTCCCCAACATCGCCGCCCCGGTGGTCTACTGCCTCCTCACCGCGCTCGGCGTCTCCTCCCACCTGCTGATCACCTACTGGCGCCACCCCGCCGAGCGGGCCCGGCCGGTCGCGCTGCGCTGGATCGGCGCCTACAGCGCGGTGCTGCTGGCCCTCGTCGTCCTCTTCGCCCTCGGCGACCCCCGCGTCGAGCGCCGCACGGACTTCGACACCTACTACGCCACCACCCCCGCCACCGGTGCCTTCATCGTGCTCTACCTGGTGGCCCTGGCCGTGGCCATGACCATCCTCGCCCGGCAGGTCGCCGGCTGGGCCGCCGTGGCCGGACGTCCCTGGCTGCGCCGGGGGCTGTGGCTGATCTGCGCGGGCGCGGTCTGCGCCCTCGGCTTCTGCGTGACCAAGCTCCTCGCCGTCGCCGCCCGGTGGGCCGGGCGCGACTGGGACACCCTCAACACCGAGGCGGCCCCGGCGCTGGCCGTCGTCGGGCTGCTGATGAGCGCCCTCGGTTACGCCCTGCCCGCGGGCGGGGAGAAGCTCAGCGGCGCCCGGGACCGGCTCG contains the following coding sequences:
- a CDS encoding XRE family transcriptional regulator — its product is MPDTTGNIEHSGNSGNNETTESADGTDSIDGKGLPTLAARLNRLFETIRPEGPRGRTYTNDEVALSVKESNPHIRVGGAYLSALRTGTKKNPSTELLAALARFFGVPASYFLDEATAVQTDAELALAQVAHNLGVRKLALRALELTPEGLAAVTRIVEHVLDGDIEGTDTGRPGAAPPRRPAP
- a CDS encoding MAB_1171c family putative transporter gives rise to the protein MNDPTGLYWVCSAASWAALGFKLPGLWREPRNPMRWSVCSTLFLAGAAMFFAAPVAIARLNDHTGVPNIAAPVVYCLLTALGVSSHLLITYWRHPAERARPVALRWIGAYSAVLLALVVLFALGDPRVERRTDFDTYYATTPATGAFIVLYLVALAVAMTILARQVAGWAAVAGRPWLRRGLWLICAGAVCALGFCVTKLLAVAARWAGRDWDTLNTEAAPALAVVGLLMSALGYALPAGGEKLSGARDRLARRRAYRALFPLWNALRAATPAIVPPARVPWWDFELRLTRRLAEINDGRLALRSHTDPAAGPTARRLGEEAGLAGTELLAVVEAARLRAAVMAKARHRTFPPGEGAECAGPIGGADGVGELDWLVQVSRAFAASPVVRAAAGEAHTPAARPEADLSPAHLRED